In the Pyrolobus fumarii 1A genome, one interval contains:
- a CDS encoding hydroxyacid-oxoacid transhydrogenase: protein MGTLGLRRYNPFYPGREGRLLGVLGLFLPPTSYADNVFEFRTPRVKFGVGVLNELGYELERLKARKLFVVTTRGWVRRGLIQRIEKLLPEGVEMEYFSDVEPEPSDSNVEQLADAMRKFGPDAILAVGGGSVIDAAKVAAVLERYGGRVRDYVAPPYGAGKPVPGPIKPLIAVPTTAGTGSEVTSVAVVTLPDLKVKVGVRSDELRPYLALLDPELTLTMPKKVTVDTAMDALTHAVEAYMAIPFYARPKPETPAKRPVYHGSNPITDALAEKAIELIGRYLRRAAYNGQTDIEARAGMLLASNLAGLAFGNAGTSLAHAASYPLGGRYKLTHGEAVGILLPAVLEFNAPADYCKATKVGELLSGEKPPCRCCPEGAKWAADKIRELQKDVGFTPGLEAVGVDPNDIPAMAEETLKQKALLALNPRPVTAKDVEWIYRRAWRNY, encoded by the coding sequence TCGGATTGTTCCTTCCGCCGACAAGCTATGCGGATAACGTGTTCGAGTTCCGCACTCCTCGCGTGAAGTTCGGCGTCGGTGTGCTAAACGAGCTTGGCTATGAGCTTGAGAGGCTCAAGGCCAGGAAGCTTTTCGTGGTGACGACTAGGGGCTGGGTCCGTAGAGGCCTCATTCAGCGTATTGAGAAGTTGTTGCCGGAGGGCGTTGAGATGGAGTATTTCTCGGATGTGGAGCCCGAGCCTAGCGATTCTAATGTGGAGCAGCTAGCTGACGCTATGAGAAAGTTTGGTCCAGATGCTATCCTCGCGGTGGGCGGCGGCTCCGTTATTGACGCTGCTAAGGTCGCTGCTGTCCTCGAGAGGTATGGCGGTAGGGTTAGGGACTATGTTGCGCCGCCTTATGGTGCTGGCAAGCCGGTCCCGGGACCGATTAAGCCGTTGATAGCTGTACCCACAACAGCTGGCACTGGCAGCGAGGTTACAAGCGTCGCCGTTGTCACCCTCCCGGACCTCAAGGTGAAGGTCGGTGTTCGTAGCGACGAGCTGCGACCATACCTAGCACTCCTAGACCCAGAGTTGACATTGACGATGCCGAAGAAGGTAACTGTAGACACAGCGATGGACGCATTGACGCACGCAGTGGAAGCCTATATGGCCATACCCTTCTATGCACGCCCGAAGCCCGAAACACCAGCTAAGAGGCCCGTGTATCACGGCTCGAACCCGATCACAGACGCGCTCGCCGAGAAGGCCATTGAGCTGATAGGCAGGTACCTACGGAGAGCGGCCTACAACGGCCAGACGGATATCGAGGCTAGGGCTGGCATGCTACTAGCCTCCAACCTTGCCGGTCTCGCTTTCGGCAACGCTGGCACGAGCTTGGCCCATGCAGCTAGTTACCCACTAGGTGGCCGCTACAAGCTCACACACGGTGAAGCTGTAGGTATACTGCTACCGGCCGTACTAGAGTTCAACGCGCCCGCCGACTACTGCAAGGCCACTAAGGTAGGCGAGCTGCTATCCGGCGAGAAACCACCATGCCGCTGCTGCCCTGAAGGCGCAAAGTGGGCTGCAGATAAGATTAGGGAGCTGCAAAAGGATGTCGGGTTCACGCCGGGTCTAGAGGCTGTGGGCGTAGACCCGAACGATATACCAGCCATGGCCGAGGAGACTCTGAAGCAGAAGGCGCTCCTCGCGCTCAACCCGAGGCCGGTAACCGCCAAGGACGTTGAATGGATATACCGTAGAGCTTGGAGAAACTACTAG